AAAACATCACCATTCTCAGAAAGTTTTTTTGCAAAATTTTTATCATTTTTCTCTTCTTCTGCGTAAAACCTTACATTTTCAAGTAATACAACATCGCCATCCTTCATTTGCAAAGTACTATTTACAATTTCACTTCCAATGCAATCCGAAAGCATCTTGACATCTTGACCCAAAAGCTCTGACAATCTATTGGCAACTGGTTTAAGGGAATATTTAGGATTTTTCTTGCCTTCTGGTCTACCTAAATGACTTACAAGTACAATCCTAGCCCCTCTTTCTTTCAAATACTCTATTGTAGACAATGCAGCCTTAATTCTAGTATCATCGCCAATGTTCCCTTCTTTTAAGGGAACATTAAAATCGCATCTTACTAAAGCTCGCTTGCCAGCAAAGTTATTAAAGTCTTTTACTGTTTTTATTGACATTTTTTACCTTACAAACATTTCTACTTATTTTACCAATTTTTGAGCAAGATCAACTACTCTGGTAGAATACCCAAACTCGTTGTCATACCATGACAACACCTTTGCAAATCCATTTTCAAGAACCATTGTCTCAAGACCATCAACAATAGAAGAATGAGAATTCCCTTTTATATCTGAAGATACAATTGGATCTTCTGTATACCCTAAAATACCTTTAAGCTCGGGTGTTTCTGATGCCTTTTTGAGAACAGAATTAATTTCCTCTTTTGTAACATCTTTTTTCTTAAGTTGAACTGTAAGATCAACAATTGAGCCTGTTGGCACGGGCACTCTCATTGAAGTCCCATTTAACTTTCCCTTAAGTTCAGGCAAAACAAGTCCAACCGCTTTTGCAGCGCCAGTTGAAGTTGGAATAATAGAAAGCGCACCAGCTCTTGCTCTTCTAAGATCAGAATGAGGAAGATCCAAAATTCTTTGATCATTAGTATAAGCATGAACAGTTGTCATAAGTCCTTGTTCAATTCCAAATGATTCATGAAGTACTTTTGCAAGAGGAGCCAAGCAATTGGTTGTACATGAAGCATTTGAAACAGCCTTTAAATCAGAATTAACATCGTGATCATTTACACCAAGAACTATTGTTTTAATCTCATCCTTAGCAGGAACTGTTAAAATAACTTTTTTAGCACCAGCATGATTTACGTGATCAAGATACCCCCCCTTATCACTAGTTGCTGATGAAAAAACACCTGTTGACTCAATTACAACATCAATTCCAAGCTTTGCCCAAGGAAGATTTTTAGGATCTCTCTCAGCAATAATTTTTATTTCTCTTCCATCCACAACAATAGCGCCATCTCTTGACTCAACTTTTTTATTATATACTCCAAAGGTCGAATCATACTTTAAAAGATGTGCAAGAGTTTTAGGATCTGTTAAATCATTTATTGCAACAACATCAATTCCTCTTTCAAAAGCAATCTTAAAAACATTTCTACCAATACGACCAAAACCATTAATAGCCAATTTCATACAAAATCCTCCAATTTTTTTGATTTTATTCTTACTAGAATTATTAAATCACAAATTAATAACAAGTGTCAAACTATCTTTTTACAAGTACGGTAGCTCCCTCTTGAATATAATCCTTTAAAAACGTAGAAGATTTCATTGTACCTCTAGAAATATAATCGCTTATATCTTCAACTAAAATCTCTCCCAAAATATCTG
The nucleotide sequence above comes from Borrelia maritima. Encoded proteins:
- the gap gene encoding type I glyceraldehyde-3-phosphate dehydrogenase: MKLAINGFGRIGRNVFKIAFERGIDVVAINDLTDPKTLAHLLKYDSTFGVYNKKVESRDGAIVVDGREIKIIAERDPKNLPWAKLGIDVVIESTGVFSSATSDKGGYLDHVNHAGAKKVILTVPAKDEIKTIVLGVNDHDVNSDLKAVSNASCTTNCLAPLAKVLHESFGIEQGLMTTVHAYTNDQRILDLPHSDLRRARAGALSIIPTSTGAAKAVGLVLPELKGKLNGTSMRVPVPTGSIVDLTVQLKKKDVTKEEINSVLKKASETPELKGILGYTEDPIVSSDIKGNSHSSIVDGLETMVLENGFAKVLSWYDNEFGYSTRVVDLAQKLVK